In one window of Vulpes vulpes isolate BD-2025 chromosome 1, VulVul3, whole genome shotgun sequence DNA:
- the LOC112928386 gene encoding EP300-interacting inhibitor of differentiation 2-like: MSELPADTDAANGPRDVGQAEVGGGRREPAPARPAEPGEGAAAAAREARELAGPAEEEGAQARPRPRPANGPGLAALPYLRLRHPLSVLGINYQQFLRHYLEHYPIAPGRIQELEERRRRFVEACRAREAAFDAEYQRNPQRMDFDILTFTIALTASEVINPLIEELGCDKFISRE, encoded by the coding sequence ATGTCCGAGCTGCCCGCCGACACGGACGCGGCGAATGGCCCCCGCGACGTCGGGCAGGCGGAGGTaggcggcgggaggcgggagccCGCGCCGGCGCGGCCTGCGGAGCCCGGGgaaggggcggcggcggcggccagggAGGCCCGCGAGTTGGCGGGGCCGGCGGAGGAAGAGGGCGCGcaggccaggccccggccccggcccgccaaCGGCCCCGGGCTGGCTGCGTTGCCGTACCTCCGCCTCCGCCACCCGCTCAGCGTCCTAGGGATCAACTACCAGCAGTTCCTCCGCCACTACCTGGAGCACTACCCGATCGCCCCGGGCAGGATCCAGGAGCTGGAGGAGCGCCGCCGGAGGTTTGTGGAAGCCTGCAGAGCCCGGGAAGCCGCGTTCGACGCCGAGTACCAGCGGAATCCCCAGAGGATGGATTTTGACATTTTGACGTTTACAATAGCTCTCACTGCATCCGAGGTTATCAATCCCCTGATAGAAGAACTTGGTTGCGATAAGTTCATCAGCAGGGAATAG